A window from Triplophysa dalaica isolate WHDGS20190420 chromosome 3, ASM1584641v1, whole genome shotgun sequence encodes these proteins:
- the LOC130418515 gene encoding probable G-protein coupled receptor 148: MSQSLIVNISEEWANIMNSRHMDLFLIPTVLLTSVTLLVNPVLFLCILCFPSLRKENRYLLLANMLIADVLFLTINLTVVSCNTVGKDMHHILCEFMLFSTVTTYSCSLLTVTLMVVDTYVAVRWPLRYNEILPPCRARKIIVALWVLSAVCPMSLLVVFDVFINKQSRRVCLVLITLHSNQNVTTKIHLYFIIAVSLCTALIVYCYVRLYIITKTSGIWRNRYSRARMTLLAHALLLMMYFTPALVFWVELALLQGHYTVSEAAVWINLVNMSVLMLLPRFCTPYLYILRYREIYKTLQQVLWKKRHLGQIRAV, translated from the coding sequence ATGAGTCAATCTCTCATTGTCAACATCTCGGAGGAATGGGCCAACATAATGAACAGCAGGCACATGGATCTTTTCCTCATCCCCACTGTTCTGCTGACTTCAGTCACTTTGCTGGTCAACCCCGTGTTGTTCCTATGCATACTGTGTTTCCCTTCGCTACGTAAGGAGAACCGCTACCTGCTCCTCGCAAACATGCTCATAGCCGACGTGCTCTTCCTCACCATCAACCTCACAGTGGTCTCCTGCAACACGGTGGGCAAGGACATGCACCACATTTTGTGCGAGTTCATGCTGTTTAGCACTGTGACGACGTATAGCTGTTCCTTGCTCACGGTCACATTGATGGTCGTCGACACGTACGTGGCAGTGCGCTGGCCTCTGCGTTACAATGAGATTCTACCCCCATGCAGAGCCAGAAAGATAATCGTGGCCTTGTGGGTGCTGTCGGCGGTGTGTCCCATGTCTTTGCTAGTGGTGTTTGATGTGTTCATCAACAAACAGTCTCGTCgagtgtgtttggtgttgattaCTCTGCATTCGAATCAGAATGTGACGACCAAAATTCATCTGTACTTCATCATTGCCGTCAGCCTGTGCACAGCGCTCATAGTGTACTGCTACGTCCGTCTCTACATCATCACTAAGACTTCTGGAATATGGCGGAATCGCTACTCCAGGGCACGTATGACGCTGTTGGCTCACGCTCTGTTGCTCATGATGTATTTCACTCCGGCGCTGGTCTTTTGGGTTGAGCTGGCTCTTTTACAGGGACATTATACCGTGAGCGAGGCCGCAGTGTGGATTAACCTGGTGAACATGAGCGTGCTAATGTTGCTGCCCCGCTTCTGCACGCCTTACCTGTACATCCTACGGTATCGGGAGATTTACAAGACTCTTCAGCAGGTGTTGTGGAAGAAGAGACATCTCGGTCAGATCAGGGCAGTCTAG